In the Malassezia vespertilionis chromosome 1, complete sequence genome, one interval contains:
- the cmk1 gene encoding calcium/calmodulin-dependent protein kinase (EggNog:ENOG503NX22; COG:T): MSGVISKSLMRGREHMVRNEIASLKRVSVGHKGIVSLVDYFETMNNLYLVTDLCQGGELFDRICDRGSYYEKDAAVIIREVLESVKYLHNQGIVHRDLKPENLLFRDRSEHSDLLIADFGLSRMVDDEQMSVLSTTCGTPGYMAPEIFKKTGHGKPVDMWAIGVITYFLLCGYTPFDRESGVEEMNAIINADYKFEPEIYWRDVSELARDFIRRLLTVDQAERMSAVQALEHPWIRDVSYAPSPTDQKDLLPDIKSAFNAKRTFRKAVNGIRIINRLRSETQEHQLARAHMDRMREEASQESANLDEVWAK; this comes from the exons ATGT CAGGTG TGATTAGCAAGAGCCTTATGCGGGGTCGCGAGCACATGGTGCGGAATGAAATTGCGTCACTAAAGCGTGTGTCTGTTGGACATAAAGGCATTGTTTCGCTGGTGGACTACTTTGAGACGATGAACAACCTGTATCTTGTCACCGACCTGTGTCAAGGTGGCGAGCTGTTTGACCGCATTTGCGACCGAGGCAGCTACTACGAGAAAGATGCAGCGGTGATCATCCGCGAGGTGCTTGAATCTGTCAAGTACCTGCACAACCAAGGCATAGTGCACCGCGACCTGAAGCCCGAGAACTTGCTTTTTCGCGACCGCAGCGAACACTCGGATCTGCTCATCGCCGATTTCGGGCTTTCGCGCATGGTCGATGACGAGCAAATGTCCGTGCTGAGCACCACGTGTGGCACACCAGGGTACATGGCGCCGGAAATCTTTAAAAAGACGGGGCACGGAAAGCCCGTGGACATGTGGGCTATCGGTGTGATTACCTACTTTTTGCTCTGTGGTTACACCCCCTTTGATCGCGAGTCGGGTGTCGAAGAGATGAATGCAATCATTAATGCGGACTACAAGTTTGAGCCGGAAATATATTGGCGCGACGTTTcggagctcgcgcgcgactttATCAGGCGCCTGCTCACCGTGGACCAAGCGGAACGCATGTCTGCAGTGCAGGCACTAGAGCACCCCTGGATTCGCGACGTCTCTTACGCGCCATCGCCCACGGACCAGAAGGACTTGCTGCCAGATATCAAGAGTGCATTCAATGCGAAGCGGACATTCCGCAAGGCCGTCAACGGTATCCGTATTATCaatcgcttgcgcagcgaaacGCAAGAACATCAACTTGCGCGTGCTCATATGGACcgcatgcgcgaggagGCCAGCCAAGAGTCGGCCAACCTCGACGAGGTCTGGGCAAAGTAA